The proteins below are encoded in one region of Mycobacterium shinjukuense:
- a CDS encoding MBL fold metallo-hydrolase yields MRLKPGRPDLGRYSDKFTVPAAPPDSPLWVTWMGVATLLLDDGSSALMTDGYFSRPGLARVALGRVAPSPARVDGCLARAKVSALAAVIPVHTHIDHAMDSALVADRTGARLVGGESAANVGRGYGLPEDRLIVAVPGEQITLGAYHVTLVRSQHCPPDRFPGAISAPLTPPVKASAYRCGEAWSTLIHHRPSGRRLLIQGSAGFLTGALAGHRAEVVYLGVGQLGLRPPEYLVDYWTEVVRAVGARRVVLIHWDDFFRPLSKPLRALPYAGDDLDVSMRILDQLAAADGVALHLPTVWQREDPWL; encoded by the coding sequence ATGCGGCTCAAACCCGGTCGTCCCGACCTTGGACGGTATTCGGACAAGTTCACCGTGCCCGCGGCGCCACCCGATTCGCCGCTGTGGGTGACCTGGATGGGCGTGGCGACGCTGCTGCTCGACGACGGGTCGTCGGCGCTGATGACCGACGGCTACTTCTCCCGCCCCGGTCTGGCGCGGGTGGCGCTTGGCAGGGTGGCGCCGTCACCGGCGCGCGTCGACGGCTGCCTGGCCCGGGCCAAGGTGTCCGCGCTGGCGGCCGTCATCCCGGTGCACACCCACATCGACCACGCGATGGACAGCGCGCTGGTCGCCGACCGCACCGGCGCACGGCTGGTCGGGGGTGAGTCGGCGGCCAACGTGGGGCGCGGATACGGGCTGCCCGAGGACCGGTTGATCGTGGCCGTGCCGGGTGAGCAGATTACATTGGGCGCCTACCACGTAACGCTGGTGCGGTCACAGCACTGCCCACCCGACCGGTTTCCCGGTGCGATCAGCGCGCCGCTGACACCGCCGGTGAAGGCGTCGGCGTACCGCTGCGGTGAGGCGTGGTCGACGCTGATCCACCACCGGCCGTCGGGGCGGCGGCTGCTGATCCAGGGCAGCGCCGGTTTCCTAACGGGCGCACTGGCCGGCCACCGCGCCGAGGTCGTCTACCTCGGCGTCGGCCAACTCGGCCTGCGGCCGCCGGAATATCTGGTGGACTACTGGACCGAGGTGGTGCGCGCGGTGGGCGCCCGCCGTGTGGTGCTGATCCACTGGGACGACTTCTTCCGCCCACTGTCAAAGCCGTTGCGGGCGTTGCCATATGCCGGCGACGACCTCGACGTGTCGATGCGCATCCTCGACCAGCTGGCCGCCGCGGACGGTGTCGCGCTGCACCTGCCGACGGTGTGGCAACGCGAGGACCCCTGGCTGTGA
- the kstR gene encoding cholesterol catabolism transcriptional regulator KstR → MAVLAESDLGSEAQRERRKRILDATMAIASKGGYEAVQMRAVADRADVAVGTLYRYFPSKVHLLVSALGREFSRIDAKTDRSAMTGGTPFQRLNFMVGKLNRAMQRNPLLTEAMTRAYVFADASAASEVDQVEKLIDSMFARAMADGEPTEEQYHIARVISDVWLSNLLAWLTRRASATDVSKRLDLAVRLLIGDQERAG, encoded by the coding sequence GTGGCGGTCCTGGCCGAGTCGGACCTGGGTTCGGAGGCGCAGCGGGAGCGCCGCAAGCGCATCCTGGACGCCACCATGGCCATCGCGTCGAAGGGTGGCTACGAGGCGGTGCAGATGCGCGCCGTGGCGGATCGGGCCGACGTCGCGGTTGGCACCCTGTACCGGTACTTCCCATCGAAGGTGCATCTGCTGGTTTCGGCGCTGGGCCGGGAATTCAGCCGCATCGACGCCAAGACCGACCGGTCCGCGATGACCGGCGGCACCCCGTTCCAACGGCTGAATTTCATGGTCGGCAAGCTCAACCGCGCGATGCAGCGCAATCCGCTGCTCACCGAGGCGATGACGCGTGCCTACGTCTTTGCCGACGCCTCCGCGGCCAGCGAGGTCGACCAGGTCGAGAAGTTGATCGACTCCATGTTCGCGCGCGCCATGGCCGACGGCGAGCCAACCGAGGAGCAGTACCACATCGCACGGGTGATCTCGGACGTGTGGTTATCGAACCTGCTCGCATGGCTTACCCGGCGGGCTTCGGCCACCGACGTCAGCAAGCGTCTGGACCTGGCGGTGCGCCTGCTGATCGGCGACCAAGAACGCGCCGGCTAG
- a CDS encoding sensor domain-containing protein, with the protein MAAFGVAFAALAGASPLVVGCTNVVDGSAVAADTSGPVNQAPIAVSALERLLLDVGQINSQLGATSMRVWFSTRAMWDWSQNVADKNCLAVDGPAQDKVYAGTGWTAIRGQRLDDSVDDSKRRKHYAIQAVVAFPTARDANAFYDSSVQSWTGCANRRFADVAQGQPDTIWTVAEVTNHNGMLSTSQVQEGGDGWTCQRALTVRNNVSIDVVACSYSQTGAVAVDIANQIAAKAAKQ; encoded by the coding sequence ATCGCGGCGTTCGGTGTCGCTTTCGCCGCGCTGGCCGGTGCAAGCCCGCTGGTCGTCGGTTGCACCAACGTCGTCGACGGGAGCGCCGTAGCCGCCGACACGTCCGGACCGGTGAACCAGGCTCCGATCGCGGTTTCCGCGCTCGAGCGGCTGCTGCTCGACGTCGGTCAGATCAACAGCCAGCTAGGTGCGACCTCGATGAGGGTGTGGTTCAGCACCAGGGCGATGTGGGACTGGAGCCAGAACGTGGCCGACAAGAATTGCCTGGCCGTCGACGGCCCCGCGCAGGACAAGGTCTACGCCGGCACCGGGTGGACCGCCATCCGCGGACAGCGGCTCGACGACAGCGTCGACGACTCCAAGAGGCGCAAGCACTACGCCATTCAGGCGGTGGTCGCCTTCCCGACCGCGCGTGACGCCAACGCCTTCTACGACTCGTCGGTGCAGAGCTGGACTGGCTGCGCCAACCGGCGATTCGCCGACGTCGCCCAGGGGCAGCCCGACACCATCTGGACGGTGGCCGAGGTGACCAACCACAACGGCATGCTCAGCACCTCACAGGTCCAGGAAGGCGGCGACGGCTGGACCTGCCAACGAGCCCTGACGGTCCGCAACAACGTCTCCATCGACGTCGTGGCCTGCTCCTACAGCCAAACGGGTGCGGTCGCTGTCGATATCGCGAACCAGATCGCGGCCAAGGCCGCCAAGCAGTAG
- a CDS encoding LacI family DNA-binding transcriptional regulator, whose amino-acid sequence MSPTPRRRATLASLAAELKVSRTTISNAFNRPDQLSAELRERVLATAKRMGYAGPDPVARSLRTRKAGAVGLVMTEALTYSFSDPAARDFVAGVAQSCEQLGQGLLLVAVGPSRSIEDGTAAVLGAGVDGFVVYSVCNDDPYLQVVLQRRLPVVVVDQPKGLAGVSRVGIADRAAMRELAGYVLGLGHRQLGLLTMRLGRDRRQGLVDAERLKSPTFDVQRERIIGVWEAMAEAGVDPDALTVVESYEHLPTSGGTAAKVALQANPRITALLCTADILALSAMDYLRGHGVYVPGQMTVTGFDGVPEAISRGLTTVAQPSLRKGRRAGELVLQPPRSGLPVVELLDTELIRGRTAGPPA is encoded by the coding sequence GTGAGTCCGACACCCCGCAGGCGCGCGACCCTAGCGTCGTTGGCGGCGGAGCTCAAGGTGTCACGCACCACCATCTCGAATGCGTTCAACAGACCGGATCAGCTCTCCGCCGAGCTGCGTGAGCGGGTGCTTGCCACGGCGAAGCGGATGGGTTACGCGGGACCAGACCCGGTCGCACGATCGTTGCGCACCCGCAAGGCCGGTGCGGTCGGTTTGGTGATGACCGAGGCTCTGACCTATTCCTTCAGCGACCCGGCGGCCCGCGACTTCGTCGCGGGGGTGGCGCAATCCTGCGAGCAGCTGGGCCAGGGCCTGCTGCTGGTGGCCGTCGGCCCCAGCCGGAGCATCGAGGACGGCACGGCCGCCGTGCTGGGCGCCGGGGTGGACGGCTTCGTGGTGTATTCGGTGTGCAACGACGACCCCTACCTGCAGGTGGTGCTTCAGCGCCGACTGCCGGTGGTGGTGGTCGACCAGCCCAAGGGCCTCGCCGGGGTGTCGCGGGTGGGCATCGCCGACCGCGCGGCGATGCGCGAGCTCGCCGGCTATGTGCTCGGCCTGGGGCATCGCCAGCTCGGCCTGCTGACCATGCGGCTGGGTCGGGATCGGCGTCAAGGCCTGGTGGACGCCGAGCGGTTGAAGTCGCCGACCTTCGACGTGCAGCGGGAACGCATCATCGGGGTGTGGGAGGCGATGGCCGAAGCCGGCGTCGACCCGGATGCGCTGACGGTGGTGGAAAGCTACGAGCACCTGCCGACGTCGGGCGGGACCGCCGCCAAGGTGGCGCTTCAGGCCAACCCGCGGATCACCGCGCTGCTGTGCACCGCCGACATACTGGCCCTGTCGGCCATGGATTACCTACGCGGACATGGCGTTTACGTGCCGGGGCAGATGACCGTCACCGGGTTCGACGGCGTGCCGGAAGCGATCAGCCGGGGCCTAACCACGGTGGCGCAGCCGAGTTTACGGAAGGGCCGCCGGGCCGGTGAGCTGGTGCTGCAGCCGCCGCGGTCCGGCCTGCCGGTGGTCGAGCTGCTGGACACCGAGCTGATCCGGGGTCGTACCGCGGGCCCACCGGCCTAG